Part of the Nostoc sp. ATCC 53789 genome, AACAACCGAGTGACTTGCTCTGAATCTTTGAGAACAGTCTCTATGGGAAGCATACTGAATACCCGTACATAAACCCGATTAACAATACTAACATCTGGAAATATTCTTCGCAAAAACACTGATGTTTCTATTTTTGCAAAGAAATTTTAGCGAAAAATAAGCGATCGCCATTTCATCGTTAACAAATTTTTTTGAGCAGGAGTGTAATTTGTAGTACTTGAAAAAAGCAGGTTAAAAGGCTATTTCATAATCAATTTGATTCTCAAAATAAAACTACCTCTAGCTTTCGCTTGAGCTATCGGAATTTAAGGGCAAAATTACTGTAAATGTAGTACCCACTCCAATTTGACTTGTAACACTAATTTGACCCCTGTGAGCATCAACGCACCTTTTAACGATTACTAAACCTAACCCAGTACCCTTAATTGATTGGACATTTGAGCCTCGGTAAAATGATTCAAAAAGTCTAGCTTGATCTGCTTCTGGAATGCCCATACCTTGATCTTGAATATAAAAAATTGCTACCTTCTCAATTGGATCACATATTAAGTTAAACTCAATCTTGCCACCTCTTGGAGAATATTTAATCGCGTTTGAGAGGAGATTCCCGAACATATAATTTAATAGTCCTTCATCCATTACAGCTTCAGTGCGATCGCTATGACAGGTAAAAACAACTTCACACTCGCTACTTTCAACAATAGAAAAATCTTTGATTAACTCTAGACAGAATTGCTCTAAGTTAAGTGGAGCAGGGTTATATACAAGTTTTTTTGCCTCCGCTCGACCCACAAACAGCACTTCTTCCATGAGTTTTTCCATAGACTGCACAGCACCTTGAATTCGCTTTAAATAAATTCCTCTTTTTACATCTGTCAAATTTGCTCCTTTCATCTCTATAAGCTCTACTGCCGTTTGAATAACAGTCAGAGGATTACGGAACTCATGAGATACGGTAGAGATAAATAAGGACTTGAGACGGTTAAGTTCTTGCTCCTTTTCTAATGCTTTCTCTAGTACTTTTGTTTGACGGCGATCGCTAAGATCCCAGAAAACAACTACTACACCATTTATTTTATCTGCCCCTCCCTTCAGTGGTGAAGCACTATCACCAATTGGAACTCTTTTTCCATCTCTTCTAATCAGAGATGTAAATTCCTCTAAATAAACAACCTGCTGCTCCCGCAGTACTTTTGTCACTGGGTTTTCTAATATAGTATCTGTGGTTTCATCGACAATATGAAAAATATTCGCTGCCTCATTTCCTAAAGCATCTTTTTGCTGCCAGCCAGTGAGTGCCTCAGCTGCGGGATTCATAAATGTCACATTTCCCTGCTCATTTGTAGCGATTACAGCATCGCTTATTGAGTTTAAAAGGGTTGCCAACTGATCTCGATTTTGCCGTAGTTCACGCTCTAACTGGTGTTTTAAAAGACCGATTTCAATTGCTATCTTTAAATCTTTTGTAGTAAATGGTTTAACAATGTATCCAAAAGGTTGGGTAATTTTCGCTCTTTCTAAAGTATTATTATCACCATAAGCAGTTAAAAATATTACAGGTACGTCTAACTGCTCGCGAATATGGCTGGCAGTAGCAATACCATCCATTTCACCTTTAAGAATAATATCCATTAAGACTAACTCTGGTTGAGTTTCCAATGCCTTAGCAATGGCAACTTTTCCAGACGAAGCTGTTCCCGTAACAACATAACCTAGTTGACTGAGTTGGCTAGAAATAGCTCTAGCCACAATCACTTCATCTTCAACAACTAAAATCCTAGCTTGACCCATTTGATATTTACTGATGCAAAGTTAACTGCTTAAATTTGATTTTGAATCCTGTTCCATGATTACGTTCTAGGGTAATGTTGCCTTCTAGCTGTTCTGTAACCAAGTCATATACTAATGACAGACCCAAAGAATCAGTATTTGTCCAATCTAAATTAGCTGGTAAACCAATTCCATTATCTTGGATAGTCATCTCGATACTATTATTGATATTGCGTAGAGCAATACTGATTGTACCTACTTGTTGATTCGGAAAAGCGTGCTTGAGAGCATTGGAGATTAATTCGTTAATAACCAATCCGCAGGCAATAGCTTGATCGACATTCAAATTCACTGAATCTATATCAGTTTCTAGAGTAATTCTATCAGGCCATATTTGATAGGAAATTAGCAGGCTTGCTGCTAAATTACTTATATAATCGGCAACATCAATCTGCCCAATATTAGCAGAAGTGTACAAATTTTTATGAATTAAAGATATTGACTCAATTCGGTTTTGACTTTCTCGAAGAACTTTGATGGCTTCAGGATCTTTGAGTGTTTGAGACTGAAGTTGTAATAAACTAGAGACAATTTGCAAATTATTTTTAACTCGATGATGAACTTCCTTTAAGAGAACTTCTTTTTCAGCTAAGGCATTTTTTAATTTGACTTGAGCTTTTTGTCTTTGAACAAGTTCAGTTTGAGCTTGCTCAAGGATGCTGGATTGTTGAATTGCGATCGCTAATTGGACTGTCACTTGATCGAGCAAATCTAATTGATTTTTTTCCCACTCACGGAAACCAGAGCATTGGTGAGCAATTAATAAACCCCAAAGGTGAGAGCCAGGGTTTTGAGAACTTACTTCTAGTAAAATGGGTACAACTAAATTTGCTTTGACTTCAAATTGTTCTAATAAGCGAATATGACAATCAGTTAGTCCAGCTTCATAAATATTAGCGATCGCTCGTTTGTTTACTTGGTAATACTCCGCTCCTTTGCCTGTTTGAAAACACGTATCATAAATCTCTACCCCCAAAGAAACTCTCCATCCAGGTTCTACTGACTCCGCCATGATTGTGCCGATCATTTCTGAGTCAAACTGATAAACTACTACTCGATCAACCCCAAGTAAATCTCGCACTTCTTGAACTGTTGCATTCAAAATATCTTGGAGATTCAAAGATTGACGAATTCGTTGAGCAACAGTTCGCATCAATTGCTCCCGTTCGGCTTGACCTTTTAGAGCCAGTTCAGTTCGCTTGCGCTCCGTTATATCTTGACCAATAGTGATAATTTGACCATTTGAAAGTTTAACGTTTGTCCAAGATGTATCTAGTAAATCACCATCCCGAACCTGAGTTCTGAAGTCAGCCCAATTGTGTTTTGCAGACTGCATAAAATTAATCACATCCTGTCGATATTCAGGATTAGGATACAATGCTTCCAAAACATCACCAGCTTGGAAGTCTTTAAATTTCCAGCCTAAAACACTTTCCCATTCTTGGTTTACCCACTGAAGTTTACCATTGGTATCAATAAGTGCAATCATCAATGGTATACTCTCAAAAATTATCCGCAAAAACTCATTTTGCTCTTGAAGTTTTCTTTCTATTCGTTTGTGTTCTGTAATGTCTCGGATATTAACTAACCGAGCATTATGATTGGCATAGTTTATTGTATGCGTGACAACTTCAACATCAATAGTCTGTCCGTCTTTTCGCTGATGTAGCCATTGTCCAGAAAAGTGCAAGTTAGTGTGATTTTTTCCTAAATATTCTCTGAAGACAGGTACATTTTCTGGAGGATAAATGTCAGTTATTCGCATTTGCAAAAATTCTTCTCGTGAGTAGCCGTAGTGGATAATAGCAGCTTCATTGACATCCAAGAATTGCAGATTATTCTGGTTATATATCCACATTGGGTTAGGATTTTGAGAGAACAGAAGTACTTCTAACTGTTGGCTTTCATTTTCAGGAAATAGCATTAGTGGTTGTGTGAAAAAATTTTGTAAAATACCAGATTTAATTGGCTTTAATCTCAAAATAAAATTAACAGAACTTACGTATTAAAAATCTGAAATCCAGATATCTATTGAGCCACGTCACTTGCTCTACTTGAGGAGACCCCAGACGTTCGCAGGCTCTCTAATGCTTTTAGTATCTCCCTATGGGAGAAGACCGCAGTAGTTCCCTTTTTTTTGATATAAACAAGATGAGTTTTAACACATTCTCTAAATATTAATTAAATGTTTCTAAAACTTGCAAATTAAAATCGTGGTTTTCCTAATGTTAGTAATGGGATATTAAATTAGCTAAATCAATGTTCAAATTAAAAAATAATTTGATTAAAAAGTTCTAAACCAAAAAAAATAACTATTTCTTCTGGATTGTGTAACATGAGCGCCATCGATTACAGGCGTTCATATTACACACTCCACAAAATTGGATAATGTACTTACTTATTGAAAATCCCTTAACCAAAGTTTTTACTCCACAACATTGTTAAAATATTTATGTTTTCTTGGAATAATTTATTCCATCTGAATAGGCACTTGAGGTTGCTTAAAGGTGATATAAAAATGCGCCTATAAAAGTGATGCAATCCAAAACTACAGGCTGTAGGGGCAATTTATGAATTACCCCTATGTAAATAAAGCGTAGCCTCACCTAGAATTAGTATGAGTTTCAAAAAAGTTCATATTCCCCATCAGTATTTTTATCAAATTATGGGCACTTTTTGCAACATAATTGATAGATGAGTTTATCCCAATTTTTTGTGAAACTGCACAAAATCAGTCAGTTTTGCTAAGACTTGGGCTTAAGACCCTTGTTATATCTAATTTAGATGTGTTTCAGGTAATTTGCGGTAGCCGGCGGTAAGCTTATGCACATCTACGTTTTATCTTGGGTGTCCCAATGTAGTGATATATAGAGCAGCTTCATCAGAGGGAATACCCAAAACTTCATTTACTTGGTCATCAAAGAATCCACCGATACCGCTAACGCCTACATTTAGGTGCATTGCGGCTAAATTCAGGCGCTGTCCCAAATGACCCGCATCCAGATGTAAATAACGGTAAACGCGATCGCCATATTGAGCGATCGCAGCTTTCAGATCGGCTGTATGGAATAATACTGCTGCTGCATCCCGCCCTAATTCTTGCCCCAAGCAGAGAAAATGTAACTCTCGCCGGAAATTTTTAAACCGAATTTGGCGTAATTCTTGGGCTTTGGGCGCGTAATAGTAGCAACCTGCTTCCAGTCCTTTAACTCCGCAAACAGCAATAAATGTTTCTATTAAATTCAAATCAAAGTAGTCTGGAGAAATATCTAAACTTTGGTCGATGTAATTTTGCGGTTGGTAAGTGAAATCGAGTAGACTTTTCAATTGATCGAAAGTTAAATCATCACCATTATAAGCGCGGGTAGAGCGTCGCTTATACATTGTATTTTCCAGTTCTGACAGCTTTTGTCCCCAGTCTATAGGTGTAGTGGTGGTGGGGATTTTCAAACAGAAAGGAAAGTTATATTTATCCTCTAAAGATTTTTCTTGTTTGATAACTGGTAGATTGAGATTGCCAGTTATACCTGATTGAATTTGGGTGTGTCGATGGAAATATGTCAGCAATTCACCATCGGGGATTTGGGGATAATTGGTTTCGGTGGCGGAAGGTAAAGCAGTACATCCCAATGGCAAATTTTGATTGACATCTAACAAGTCTGCCAGAGGTAAGACAGCGATCGCACCTTCTTGTTGCGGATCTATATAAAGCAGATCGTTTACCGATTCATCCACAAAGCCGCCGATTAAATGAGGACGAAAGTCAGTAATCGCTCCAGCCAATTCGATATTACCCAATAGATGTCCCGTATCTAGAAAAATCCGGCGATAAGCCCGATCTTCATAGCGCCAGGCAGAACGATAAAATACCGCAGTGACAATAATTGCTAATTGGGTGTTTTCTAAAGAAGGATGCCAGAAACAAGCTGCTTGAAGAGTTTGCCAAACATCACTTTCCCAATAATGCATCAGTGAATGAGTCCGACACTGGTAGTTATACAAACCAGGTGGCAATAACGACGTGCCACGGGAAACCACATACACCTCGGCAGGGTACAATCCGCCGGCACTGGGAGCAGCGCGTAAATATACCGCACTACCCATAGAAGGCATTCTCGCTGTCAATCCATAGCTGCGAAACAGCAACCGTGAAAGTCTTTGCCACCATTGAGCATCTGGGTTGTTAGCAAATCCCTCTGATTTTTCTTGGATATAGGGTTTGAGATCAATATTAGAGCCAATTTTGTACTCTTTGAAAGGCACTGGCTGTTTAGTCCAGTCTAACTGCTGACTTTTGGAGGCAAGAGTCTCAGGGTTGTATTTAGTCCGTTCGTGATAATGCTGGGCAATTGATTGGTGTAATTCTGGCATAGTACTTTTAATATCCTTGGGGCATTCTTTTTTTGATCTTGGCATTCATTAGCCTCATTGTTTCGTGTCAATTCGTACAATCCTCATAGTCACAAAGTGGTAATTGGTAACAACTGCATTGGGAATGGGGAATTGGGAATTGGGAATCTGGGCAAAAATAATGTAGAGACGTAGCACTGCTACGTCTCTACAAGGGTTCTGGATAACGCATATTTAATTTCTGGATATGTCTAATATTTTTCATAACCGCCGAATCGCAATTTCTAACCCTTCACAGACACCACTAAGAAAATCTAAATCTAAAGTAGCGATCGCATCACTAGGTTTGTGATAATGGGGATTTCGCAAAAATGCCGTATCTGTCACCATCATTGCTGGATAACCCAAATCCCAGAAAGGTGCATGATCGCTAAGTCTGGTTTGGGGAACTATTAAACCTCGATTCGGCACGGGTAGCCATTGACTAGCTACGCCAGCTTTGCGAATATTACGGCTCATCCCAATTAAGTCAGGCAATGTCCGCAAATTACCAATTAAAGCAATAAAATCACCTGTATCAGGATAGAAGCGTTCTAGAGGAGGGGGATAACTTTGAGAACCAGGCGTAGAATCCTTATAACCCAGCATTTCTAGGGAGATCATTAAGCGTAGCTGTTGCTTTTGTTGGTGCAACACAGCTGCATAATCAGCGCTACCTAGTAAGCCGTATTCTTCCATATCGAAAGCAACCAGCCTTAATGGATATCTTATAGGTTGGGTAGCAAACTTTCTCGCCAATTCCAGCAAAACTGCCACACCTGTGGCATTATCATCAGCCGCAGGTGTTCCCGGAACGCCATCATAATGAGCGCCAATTAAAATCGGTGGCAAATCTTTTTTTTGCCCTCTAGGTTGGGAGGGTAAATTTAATATCAAGTTCTTACAAGCTTTACCCCTGACTTCAAAGGTGTGGATTTCCACACTCCCCCATTGGGAAAATTCCTGGCGGATGTATTCTTGGACGAAAAAATGTCCAGCTGTTGCCATGTAAGGATCGCGTTCTCGCGCGATCGCACTCAGGGAAGTTTGTAATCGCTTTGTTAAATTCAAATGTTTAAAATAGCGGTAATATTAAGGTTTTCAGGCACTCAAAGAAGCAGAAATTTATTATTTCAAGTGCATTTAGCAACTTACAGATTCAGTGCATAGAAGTAACCGGATAACAAGAATTGAGGCTGCTTAGACACAGCAATCATCGTCAATGCTATCCTAGTCTTGCAACTATCTCCTCTAGCTGCACTTCTTAGCTCACTGCCTTAATGATGACTATTATACCATTGAGGTGTTTTCATCCCATAGCACAAAGCTAGAGGTAGTTCCGCCCAATCATAATAAATACATAAGACACTTTAGGAGAAGAGTAACGCATGGGCAAGGTAGTCGGCATCGACTTGGGTACAACCAACTCAGTAGTCGCCGTTATGGAGGGTGGCAAGCCGGTGGTGATTGCCAATGCAGAAGGAATGCGAACAACCCCCTCCGTAGTTGGCTTTAGCAAAGAAGGCGAAAGGGTAGTTGGGCAAATGGCACGCCGCCAAACCGTCCTCAATCCCCAAAATACCTTTTTTGCAGTGAAACGCTTCATTGGGCGCAAATATGCCGAACTTAGTCCAGATTCTAAGCGTGTACCCTACACCATCCGCAAAGATGAAGTAGGTAATATTAAAATTGCTTGTCCCCGTCTCAATAAAGATTTCGCCCCAGAAGAAATTTCGGCAATGGTGCTGAAGAAATTGGCAGACGATGCTAGTCGCTATTTGGGTGAACCAGTCACAGGGGCAGTGATTACAGTCCCCGCTTATTTTAACGATTCTCAACGGCAAGCAACCCGCGATGCTGGCAGAATTGCCGGTTTAGAGGTGTTGCGGATTCTCAATGAACCAACTGCTGCATCTTTAGCTTATGGATTAGATCGGGGTGACACGGAAACTATCTTAGTCTTCGACTTGGGTGGCGGTACTTTTGACGTGTCGATTTTAGAAGTGGGCGATGGGATATTTGAGGTCAAAGCTACCAGTGGAGATACGCAACTTGGTGGTAATGACTTTGACAAAGTAATCGTAGATTGGTTAGCAGAGCAATTTCTGGAAACTGAAGAAATAGACTTAAGACGCGATCGCCAAGCTTTGCAACGTCTGATGGAAGCTGCGGAAAAAGCCAAAATTGAGCTTTCTGCTGTCAGCGTTACTGATATTAACTTACCCTTCATCACCGCTACGGAAGATGGCCCCAAACATCTAGAAACTCGTTTAACTCGTTCCCAGTTTGAAGGTTTGTGTGGTGATTTGGTAGGGCGATTGCGGACACCAGTGAAACGCGCCCTCAAAGATGCCGGACTTTCACCTAGAGACATTGAAGAAGTTGTCTTAGTTGGTGGTTCTACACGGATGCCAATGGTGAAACAGCTAGTGCGGGACTTGATTGGTACAGAACCTAACGAAAACGTTAATCCCGATGAAGTAGTGGGAGTGGGTGCAGCAATTCAAGCCGGAATTCTTGCAGGCGAACTCAAAGATGTGCTGCTTTTGGATGTCACACCCCTTTCTTTGGGATTGGAAACCATCGGCGGCGTGATGAAAAAACTCATTCCCCGCAACACTACCATTCCAGTCCGCCGTTCTGACATTTTTTCCACGTCTGAAAATAACCAAAATACTGTGGAAATTCACGTAGTTCAGGGCGAACGGGAAATGGCAGGAAACAATAAGTCTTTAGGACGTTTCAAGCTGTATGGTATCCCGCCAGCGCCACGAGGAATTCCCCAAGTTCAGGTGTCATTTGATATCGATGCTAATGGTATTTTACAGGTAACAGCCTTAGATAGAACCACTGGGCGAGAGCAGAGTATCACCGTTCAAGGCGCTTCCACCTTGAACGAGTCAGAAGTGAATCGGATGATTCAAGATGCACAGAAATACGCCGATGTCGATCGCGAACGTAAAGAAAGGGTAGAAAAGCGGACTCGTTCTGAGGCATTAATTTTCCAAGCAGAACGGCAACTTAGAGAAGTTGCGCTTGAATTTGGTATGCAGTTTGCCCGCAGCCGTCGCCAAAGAATTGATAATATTTGCCGAGACTTAAAAGAAAGTCTGAAGGAAAATAGCGATCGCGGTATCGATCAAGCCTACGCCGATTTGCAAGATGCTCTCTATGAGCTAAATCGGGAAGTCCGTCAGACTTATGCTGAAGATGAAGATGACGATTTGTTAGGTACTATCCGTGACATTTTTACTGGCGGTGATAAGGATAAAGAACGCGAATTTCCTAGAGATACATATCGGGAACGCGATTCATTTGGTAAGGACTATGGCAGAGATTACGGTAAAGACTATGGCCGAGACAATAGCCGAGACTATGGCCGAGATAATAATAGCCGAGACAGTCGTTCTTCATCTTATGAAAGCCGTCCTCCACGCAAAGCCCGTCCCAGCTACCAAGATAACTGGGATGATGAAGATGACAATGATTGGTTGTAGTACTTTTAATAAAAGTTAGGAGTTAGGAGTGAGAAGTTTAAAATTAAATCTTTCAACTCCTAACTCATAATTCATAACTACTAAGTAATTTAAAATTTAAATAACTGAACTATGCAAAATTTGCCGAATTTCCGCGATTACTACGAAATTTTAGGAGTATCTAAAGACGCTTCTGGTGAGGAAATTAAAAAGGTTTATCGGCGGTTAGCAAGACAATATCACCCCGATCTAAATCCGGGTAACAAAGAATCTGAGGAAAAATTTAAGGATATCGGCGAGGCTTATGAAGTCCTTTCAGACTCAGCCAAGCGATCGCAATACGACCAGTTTAGCCGCTACTGGAAGCAAAAAGGCTTTGCAGGCAACAAACAAACGCCAAAGGCTAAAACTTGGCAAAGTGGCGCTAGCGATCGCAACGGTAATCAGGAAGTAGATCCAAGCCAATTCTCCGACTTTGAAAGCTTTATTAATCAAGTTATCGGTGTCAAAAATAAGAGTGGGGCCAGTAAGTCGTCTACTAATGGCAATACTAGCGATCCGTTTCGTTCCCCCAGAACAAAAGTTGCCTATACAGTTAACACTCCACCTCGGACAACGCGTCGAGATATAGAAGCCAGATTAACGCTACCACTGGAAAAAGCTTATCAAGGTGGTAATGAACGCATTCGTTTGGAAGATGGGCGATCGCTAGAAGTTAATATGCCACTAGGGATGGTAACAGGTCAAACCATCCGTTTGCGAAACCAAGGTGTTGGTGGTGGCGATCTATACTTAAAAATTACCGTTGAGCCTCATCCATTATTTAAGCTAGAAGGTTTAAATATTCTTTGCCAAGTACCAGTTACTCCCAGCGAAGCTGTTTTAGGAGGACAGGTAGAAGCACCAACTTTGGATGGCCCAGTGAAAATGACCATTCCTCCAGGAGTTAGGTCTGGTCAAAAATTCCGACTAGGGAATAAAGGCTACCCCGGCGATGACGGTAAACGTGGCGATCAATTAGTAGAAATTCAAATAGTTACACCGAAAAATATCAATCAAGAAGAACAGGAATTGTACGAAAAGTTACGGCAAATTGAAACTTTTAAACCCCGTGCTGATTTAATACGTTAATATTTGCAAAAAAAGCTGGAAGTGACTCGTCGTGATATTCAGTATACTCTCCACTATCGAGTTGCTTAATACCAATGTCAATCTGACTGCGTAATGCTTCTAACTTGAGTTTTTGCAGTTCTTCTTCAAGGCGCTGGAGTTCATCTATCATCTGTTGAAACGCTTGCGCTTCATGCACCACAACCTCAGCTTTTCCATTCACCGTTAGTACAATCGGAGACTTAGTGACCTTGATCCGTTCTAAGTAATCTTTGGCATTACGCTTAAAGTCGGTAAGAGTTTGAATATTTTCGAGATTAATTTTGATCTGCATCGCATCTAATTAAATGCTTTATTAAGATATCTTATCAAATGCTAGACCTGCTGTGTCTTCTGCAATTCACAAAGGATTTAAAATATAAAAAATATCTTTGAGCAAAGTGACTCAAACAGCCGTGAATCATAACGGGGCAATGCCACAAAGCAGTAAATCAACTTATTACTCCCTGCTAGGACTGCATCCCTCGGCATCAGTAATTGATATTCGTCGCGCTTATCGAGAACTGAGCAAACGCTATCATCCTGATACTACAGACTTGCCTACTGCGATCGCCACTTCCAAATTTCAGCAAATCAATGAAGCCTACGCCACCCTTAGCCATCCAGAACGGCGGTTAAGCTACGATTTAAAAATTGGCTATTCCCGATTTGGAGTGATTCAACCACCCCCTGACTTGAATCATCCCGTCTCGCGTTCTCATGACTGGTCAAAATCAGCTTACCTCGATCCTAGCGATCGCCCCTTATCATCTGGCGAAATTTTTGCTTTATTTATGCTGGTGTTAACATTTGTAGGTTGTTTGTTATTAGCAGTTGCCATTGGTCTAACTCGTGGTGATGCTGCTTTTCAAACCCGTTTGCTACAGTCAACTCCATCTGTACAACAGCAAATTAACCATATATCGCAACTAATTACCCTTATGGTAATTAAAAATTAAAAAATTTCCTAATCCAAAATCCCAAATTCCTATGCCTCTTCTTCCCTCAGATACGCCCTTATATAATCATCCCTTGCCACAAATTGAACAGTGGCTAAAAGACCAAGGCTGTAAACAAGACGAAACCCAGAGGCATTGCTGGCATGTGCAACGGCCTAGTTGGCAAGCTGAACTATGGCTCGACGTTGAGCAAATCGTAGTGCGATATGTCCAATCTGGGGAAAATGGACAAGATATCCAACGCTCGTTCAAATATTCTCTCAGTCGGGATGATGTAGAACAAGCTGTGTTTTCTGGGCCATAAGTGAAGTGCTGAGTTCAGTTCACGGTAAAAAGGTAGGGAAATTAAGCCGCAATCACGTTCAAAAAAGAATGAACACCCAGCAATCGGATGCCATAAGTTGCCATTACTGCCCTTAACTCATCATCAGCACGTAAATCATCATCCCCAGACACAATAATCTCTGCTTGACCATCAATAGCCGTAGCAAGTACAGCTAAATCTTTGGGATCTCGACAATTAGGTGGAACCGTTTCCAACTCAATCCATATTGCTCGGTACTGCAACTGCTGTTCAAGTTGAATAGCAATACTTGGATTAATCCGTTCTCTTAACCGGGGGCGATTCCAAACTAGATGCAGTTCTTCCATTAGGGGTTGACTCATCACCAACTGGAATTTGTCCTCATTAAATGCTTCCAATATGGGCAATGTAACTCGGCCTTTGAGCAAAATACGAATCCAAATGTTAGTGTCGATGACCACTCGAAACTTCATGTTTGGTGAGATTGCTGGCGCACAGCCTTAATTTCAGCCATGATATTTTCATCTGTAATATCATCAACCGGGGGTTGAGCATAAAGTTCTTGAATTAAAGCCCTCAAATCTGAACGTAAATCCACTAAAACCAACGCTCTGGCAACCTCTGCCCGTTCCTCTGGTTGCAACTGTTGCACAGCCGTAATGAGTTGTTCCAGGGTGATAGGAATCGATACCATATCAATAGCCATCATTGAGTTTATTAAATTGTAGTGCGATCGCCAATCTTGTAGCTTCGCTAACTCATCTTAGCGACTTAATAAACGTAATATTTTAAACTTTACCAAACCGCCGCTCCCGTTGCTGGTAGGCACACAAGGCGCGGTGAAACTCGGCCCGGTCAAAATCGGGCCAGAGAGCATCAGTGATGTAAATTTCTCCATAAGCCATTTGCCAGAGCAGGAAATTTGAGAGGCGCATTTCTCCACTGGTGCGAATTAACAAATCTGGGTCAGTAATTCCGGCTGTATACAAGTGGCTTTCAAACACTTGTTCATTAATTTCATCGGGTTGTAGCAGACCTTGCTGGACTTGTTTTGCGATCGCCTGACAAGCTTGTAAAATTTCCTGCCGTCCGCCATAATTAGTTGCCACTGAAAACCGGATACCGCGATTATCCTTGGTTTCTTCCATTGAACGGGATATTTCTTGCTGGAGCGATCGTGGCAGAGCCTGCAAATTTCCGACAAACTTAATTTGAACATTCTCTTCGACCATTTCCCGCAGTTCTTGGCGCAAAACTCTTTGAAACAGAGTCATCAAAAAATCCACTTCTTCCTGCGGTCTTTTCCAATTCTCCGTTGAAAAAGCATAAGCTGTCAGCGCCTGAATCCCCCAATCCTGACAACAACGGAGTAAATCCTTAAGAGCATCGACTCCTCGCTTATGACCCATAATTCGAGGTAGACCCTGACGTTTAGCCCATCGACCATTGCCATCCATAATCACCGCAACGTGCTGCGGCAATAGTTCTCGTTTTAAGTCAGTAGGCAAATCTTGCAGTTTAGTTTGTTGTGCTGTCATTTTTTATCTCGAGAAGCGGTCGATGGTAATCCGAGTAAACGTGAAACCAGTGCTAGTGTCTTCCCACCTATCCGACGAACAAAACTCAACAGACCAGGAGCAACAGCTTCCCTATCCACGGTTGGTGACAAAAGAGCCTCTAATGACTCTTTTAGT contains:
- the dnaK gene encoding molecular chaperone DnaK: MGKVVGIDLGTTNSVVAVMEGGKPVVIANAEGMRTTPSVVGFSKEGERVVGQMARRQTVLNPQNTFFAVKRFIGRKYAELSPDSKRVPYTIRKDEVGNIKIACPRLNKDFAPEEISAMVLKKLADDASRYLGEPVTGAVITVPAYFNDSQRQATRDAGRIAGLEVLRILNEPTAASLAYGLDRGDTETILVFDLGGGTFDVSILEVGDGIFEVKATSGDTQLGGNDFDKVIVDWLAEQFLETEEIDLRRDRQALQRLMEAAEKAKIELSAVSVTDINLPFITATEDGPKHLETRLTRSQFEGLCGDLVGRLRTPVKRALKDAGLSPRDIEEVVLVGGSTRMPMVKQLVRDLIGTEPNENVNPDEVVGVGAAIQAGILAGELKDVLLLDVTPLSLGLETIGGVMKKLIPRNTTIPVRRSDIFSTSENNQNTVEIHVVQGEREMAGNNKSLGRFKLYGIPPAPRGIPQVQVSFDIDANGILQVTALDRTTGREQSITVQGASTLNESEVNRMIQDAQKYADVDRERKERVEKRTRSEALIFQAERQLREVALEFGMQFARSRRQRIDNICRDLKESLKENSDRGIDQAYADLQDALYELNREVRQTYAEDEDDDLLGTIRDIFTGGDKDKEREFPRDTYRERDSFGKDYGRDYGKDYGRDNSRDYGRDNNSRDSRSSSYESRPPRKARPSYQDNWDDEDDNDWL
- a CDS encoding J domain-containing protein, with the translated sequence MQNLPNFRDYYEILGVSKDASGEEIKKVYRRLARQYHPDLNPGNKESEEKFKDIGEAYEVLSDSAKRSQYDQFSRYWKQKGFAGNKQTPKAKTWQSGASDRNGNQEVDPSQFSDFESFINQVIGVKNKSGASKSSTNGNTSDPFRSPRTKVAYTVNTPPRTTRRDIEARLTLPLEKAYQGGNERIRLEDGRSLEVNMPLGMVTGQTIRLRNQGVGGGDLYLKITVEPHPLFKLEGLNILCQVPVTPSEAVLGGQVEAPTLDGPVKMTIPPGVRSGQKFRLGNKGYPGDDGKRGDQLVEIQIVTPKNINQEEQELYEKLRQIETFKPRADLIR
- a CDS encoding type II toxin-antitoxin system Phd/YefM family antitoxin; protein product: MQIKINLENIQTLTDFKRNAKDYLERIKVTKSPIVLTVNGKAEVVVHEAQAFQQMIDELQRLEEELQKLKLEALRSQIDIGIKQLDSGEYTEYHDESLPAFFANINVLNQHGV
- a CDS encoding J domain-containing protein yields the protein MPQSSKSTYYSLLGLHPSASVIDIRRAYRELSKRYHPDTTDLPTAIATSKFQQINEAYATLSHPERRLSYDLKIGYSRFGVIQPPPDLNHPVSRSHDWSKSAYLDPSDRPLSSGEIFALFMLVLTFVGCLLLAVAIGLTRGDAAFQTRLLQSTPSVQQQINHISQLITLMVIKN
- a CDS encoding DUF3143 domain-containing protein, producing MPLLPSDTPLYNHPLPQIEQWLKDQGCKQDETQRHCWHVQRPSWQAELWLDVEQIVVRYVQSGENGQDIQRSFKYSLSRDDVEQAVFSGP
- a CDS encoding putative toxin-antitoxin system toxin component, PIN family; this translates as MVIDTNIWIRILLKGRVTLPILEAFNEDKFQLVMSQPLMEELHLVWNRPRLRERINPSIAIQLEQQLQYRAIWIELETVPPNCRDPKDLAVLATAIDGQAEIIVSGDDDLRADDELRAVMATYGIRLLGVHSFLNVIAA
- a CDS encoding isoprenyl transferase, with product MTAQQTKLQDLPTDLKRELLPQHVAVIMDGNGRWAKRQGLPRIMGHKRGVDALKDLLRCCQDWGIQALTAYAFSTENWKRPQEEVDFLMTLFQRVLRQELREMVEENVQIKFVGNLQALPRSLQQEISRSMEETKDNRGIRFSVATNYGGRQEILQACQAIAKQVQQGLLQPDEINEQVFESHLYTAGITDPDLLIRTSGEMRLSNFLLWQMAYGEIYITDALWPDFDRAEFHRALCAYQQRERRFGKV